A single Thiohalobacter thiocyanaticus DNA region contains:
- a CDS encoding NAD-dependent epimerase: MKVLITGSAGFIGSTLALRLLERGDEVIGIDNLNDYYDVSLKQARLDRTLGHSGYTDVRIDLEDREGIARVFEQHRPQRVVNLAAQAGVRYSIENPLAYVDTNLVGFANILEGCRHNGVEHLVYASSSSVYGANTKMPFSVHDNVDHPVSLYAASKKANELMAHTYSHLYRIPTTGLRFFTVYGPWGRPDMALFKFTRSILAGEPIDVFNYGKHRRDFTYIDDIVEGVIRTLDRVPEPNPEWSGDAPDSASSTAPYRLYNIGNNQPVELLHYIKVLEDCLGRKAEMNMLPLQPGDVPDTYADVQDLIRDVGYKPATTVEEGVARFVDWYRDFYRV, encoded by the coding sequence ATGAAGGTTCTGATCACGGGTTCGGCGGGTTTCATCGGCTCCACACTGGCGCTGCGGCTGCTCGAGCGCGGCGACGAGGTCATCGGCATCGACAATCTCAACGACTATTACGATGTCAGCCTCAAGCAGGCGCGGCTGGACCGCACCCTCGGCCACTCCGGCTACACCGATGTGCGCATCGACCTGGAGGACCGGGAGGGCATCGCCCGGGTGTTCGAGCAGCACCGGCCGCAGCGGGTGGTCAATCTGGCCGCTCAGGCCGGCGTGCGCTATTCGATCGAGAACCCGCTCGCCTATGTCGACACCAACCTGGTCGGCTTCGCCAACATCCTGGAGGGCTGCCGCCACAACGGGGTCGAGCACCTGGTCTATGCCTCCAGCAGTTCGGTTTACGGGGCCAATACCAAGATGCCCTTCTCGGTGCACGACAATGTGGATCATCCGGTCAGCCTGTACGCCGCCTCCAAGAAGGCCAACGAGCTGATGGCGCATACCTACAGCCACCTGTACCGGATCCCGACCACGGGGCTGCGCTTCTTCACCGTCTACGGCCCCTGGGGGCGGCCGGACATGGCGCTGTTCAAGTTCACCCGCAGCATCCTGGCCGGCGAACCCATCGACGTGTTCAATTACGGCAAGCATCGGCGCGATTTCACCTACATCGACGACATCGTCGAGGGTGTGATCCGCACCCTGGACCGGGTGCCCGAGCCCAACCCCGAGTGGAGCGGCGACGCGCCGGACTCGGCCTCCTCGACCGCCCCTTACCGGCTGTACAACATCGGCAACAATCAGCCGGTGGAACTGCTGCACTACATCAAGGTGCTGGAGGACTGCCTGGGCCGCAAGGCGGAGATGAACATGCTGCCGCTGCAGCCCGGTGACGTGCCGGATACCTACGCCGACGTCCAGGACCTGATCCGCGATGTCGGCTACAAGCCCGCCACCACCGTGGAGGAGGGGGTG
- the dnaQ gene encoding DNA polymerase III subunit epsilon: protein MRQIVLDTETTGLEPSQGHRIIEIGCVELVNRRHTRRSFHQYLQPDREIDEGAIEVHGITNEFLTDKPRFADVAEDFLKFISGAELVIHNAPFDVGFINHELSLLGGGQGRLEDHCTVLDTLELARRLHPGQKNNLDALCRRYEVDNSNRELHGALLDAEILADVYLHMTGGQTSLTLEGREAEQAGQGGAQAIRRLAADRPPLPVLRASTTECEAHRRYLETLAAAGSCAWLELESLPGDS, encoded by the coding sequence ATGCGGCAGATCGTACTGGACACCGAAACCACCGGCCTGGAGCCCAGCCAGGGGCACCGGATCATCGAGATCGGCTGTGTGGAACTGGTCAACCGGCGCCACACCCGCCGCAGCTTCCACCAGTACCTGCAGCCGGACCGCGAGATCGACGAGGGCGCGATCGAGGTCCATGGCATCACCAACGAGTTCCTCACCGACAAACCGCGCTTTGCCGACGTGGCAGAGGATTTCCTGAAGTTCATCAGCGGGGCGGAACTGGTGATCCACAACGCCCCCTTCGACGTCGGCTTCATCAACCACGAACTGTCGCTGTTGGGCGGAGGACAGGGCCGGCTGGAGGATCACTGCACGGTACTGGATACCCTGGAACTGGCGCGGCGGCTGCATCCAGGGCAGAAGAACAACCTGGATGCCCTGTGCCGGCGCTACGAGGTGGACAACTCCAACCGCGAACTGCACGGAGCGCTGCTCGACGCCGAGATCCTGGCCGACGTCTATCTGCACATGACCGGCGGCCAGACCAGCCTCACCCTGGAAGGCCGGGAGGCGGAGCAGGCCGGGCAGGGCGGGGCTCAGGCCATTCGCCGGCTGGCGGCGGACCGCCCGCCGCTGCCGGTACTGCGGGCCAGCACGACCGAGTGCGAGGCCCACAGGCGTTATCTGGAGACGCTGGCCGCCGCCGGCAGCTGCGCCTGGCTGGAACTGGAATCCCTCCCGGGCGACAGCTGA
- the rnhA gene encoding ribonuclease HI: MTSDNTTVEIYTDGACRGNPGPGGWGAVLRYGGHERELYGGELHTTNNRMELLAAIRALEALKRPCRVQLTTDSQYVRKGITEWLPNWKRKHWKTAAGKPVKNADLWRELDELAARHQVDWHWVRGHTGHPENERADQLANRGIDELAD; the protein is encoded by the coding sequence ATGACCAGCGACAACACTACAGTCGAGATCTACACCGACGGCGCGTGCCGCGGCAATCCCGGTCCCGGCGGCTGGGGCGCGGTGCTGCGCTACGGCGGCCACGAACGCGAACTCTACGGTGGCGAGCTCCATACCACCAACAACCGCATGGAGTTGCTGGCCGCCATCCGGGCGCTGGAGGCGCTCAAACGCCCCTGCCGGGTGCAGCTGACCACCGATTCGCAGTATGTGCGCAAGGGCATTACCGAGTGGCTGCCGAACTGGAAGCGCAAACACTGGAAAACCGCGGCCGGCAAACCGGTGAAGAACGCCGATCTGTGGCGTGAACTGGATGAACTGGCGGCCCGACATCAGGTAGACTGGCACTGGGTGCGCGGCCATACCGGCCACCCCGAGAACGAACGTGCCGACCAGCTGGCCAACCGCGGCATCGACGAACTGGCGGACTGA
- a CDS encoding methyltransferase domain-containing protein: MRRLKKQSDSVKCPMPVFPGLQEWYRTPLGQALEQVELTAVRDCLTTLFGYHLLSVAPPWQADPLDSSRVQHRVVQTPEAIPGRTGLVSANDVWPVSSDSLDVILLPHVLEFAAEPHQILREAERCLIPEGHLVIVGFNPWGIWGGRSLLTRWRGRLPWCGRFLGVARLRDWLALLGFDTLAVQPLLYRLPVNHAGLLERTRFLDQLEAVNHIPGNAGFLLLARKRVVGMTPIRPRWRPRRRFLSPGVIEPTRRG, from the coding sequence ATGCGGCGGTTGAAAAAACAATCCGACAGCGTCAAATGTCCGATGCCGGTCTTCCCCGGCTTGCAAGAATGGTACCGGACCCCGCTCGGCCAGGCCCTGGAACAGGTCGAACTGACCGCGGTACGGGACTGTCTGACGACCCTGTTCGGCTATCACCTGTTGAGCGTGGCGCCGCCCTGGCAGGCGGATCCCCTGGACAGCAGCCGGGTGCAGCACCGGGTGGTGCAGACGCCGGAGGCCATCCCGGGCCGCACCGGACTGGTGAGCGCCAATGATGTCTGGCCGGTCAGCAGCGACAGCCTGGATGTCATCCTGCTGCCGCATGTGCTGGAGTTTGCCGCCGAGCCGCACCAGATCCTGCGCGAGGCCGAACGCTGTCTGATCCCGGAAGGGCACCTGGTCATCGTGGGATTCAATCCCTGGGGGATCTGGGGCGGGCGCAGCCTGCTGACCCGCTGGCGCGGTCGGCTGCCCTGGTGCGGGCGTTTCCTGGGGGTGGCCCGGCTGCGCGACTGGCTGGCGCTGCTGGGATTCGACACCCTGGCGGTGCAGCCGCTGCTGTACCGCCTGCCGGTCAACCATGCCGGCTTGCTGGAACGGACCCGTTTTCTCGATCAGCTGGAGGCGGTCAATCACATCCCCGGCAATGCCGGATTCCTGCTGCTGGCCCGCAAACGGGTGGTGGGCATGACGCCCATCCGACCACGCTGGCGGCCGCGACGCAGGTTTCTCTCCCCCGGTGTGATCGAACCCACCCGCCGAGGCTGA
- a CDS encoding LysM peptidoglycan-binding domain-containing protein produces the protein MIPKYNLVLCTLLALALAACQTPWVRDAQPRAGDAAPAVAEHPTATPEPETKTTPPTPAAPEARIEPAPPPDLWTRLRAGFTLPTRLDDRRVQLHLQWFKRHPHYLSRVVERAEPYLPWILDRIEQAGVPTEIALLPIVESGFNPFAYSHGRAAGLWQFIPATGRRFGLEQNWWYDGRRDWVAATDAALAYLQANHARFDGDWLLSLAAYNAGEGNVLKAQRRNRARNRATDFWSLDLPRETEKYVPKLLALREVFTHPADYGLELPPLDPDQRLELVETGGQLDLALAAELAGLPLETLYRLNPGFNRWATPPDGPHRLVLPHGASARFSQALAELPEAQRVQWQRHRVAAGDTLIGLASQYHTTVALLQEVNQLRDHRIRQGDHLLIPTARESLERYSLSAGQRKLALQNRKRAGNRQVHVVRAGDSFWDLARRYKVGVRELAGWNSMAPTDTLRVGQKLVVWTQTPAAANPNIALQRVRYRVRQGDSLARISQRFKVSIRDLEQWNDLDRRRYLQPGQVLTLYVDVTRQAGNG, from the coding sequence ATGATCCCAAAATACAACCTAGTACTGTGCACCCTCCTCGCCCTGGCCCTGGCTGCCTGCCAGACCCCGTGGGTGCGTGACGCGCAGCCCCGCGCCGGGGACGCGGCCCCGGCCGTCGCTGAACACCCGACCGCCACCCCCGAACCCGAGACGAAGACGACACCGCCGACCCCGGCCGCACCCGAGGCCCGCATCGAACCGGCCCCGCCGCCGGATCTCTGGACCCGGCTGCGTGCCGGTTTCACCCTGCCCACCCGTCTCGACGACCGCCGGGTCCAGCTGCATCTGCAGTGGTTCAAGCGTCACCCGCATTACCTCAGCCGGGTGGTAGAGCGGGCCGAACCCTACCTGCCCTGGATCCTGGACCGCATCGAACAGGCCGGGGTCCCCACCGAGATCGCCCTGCTGCCCATCGTGGAAAGCGGGTTCAATCCCTTTGCCTACTCCCACGGCCGCGCCGCCGGCCTGTGGCAGTTTATCCCGGCCACCGGCCGGCGCTTCGGGCTGGAACAGAACTGGTGGTATGACGGCCGCCGGGACTGGGTCGCCGCCACCGACGCCGCGCTGGCCTACCTGCAGGCCAACCACGCACGCTTCGACGGCGACTGGCTGCTGTCCCTGGCCGCCTACAATGCCGGTGAGGGTAACGTACTCAAGGCCCAGCGACGCAACCGGGCGCGCAACCGGGCCACCGATTTCTGGTCCCTGGATCTGCCGCGGGAGACGGAAAAGTACGTGCCCAAGCTGCTGGCGCTGCGCGAGGTCTTCACCCATCCCGCGGACTACGGCCTGGAACTGCCGCCGCTGGACCCGGACCAGCGCCTGGAACTGGTCGAGACCGGCGGCCAGCTGGACCTGGCGCTGGCCGCCGAACTGGCCGGGCTGCCGCTGGAGACCCTCTACCGGCTCAATCCCGGTTTCAACCGCTGGGCCACCCCGCCCGACGGGCCGCACCGGCTGGTGCTGCCGCACGGCGCATCTGCCAGATTCAGCCAGGCGCTGGCCGAACTGCCCGAGGCTCAGCGGGTACAGTGGCAACGCCACCGGGTCGCGGCCGGCGACACCCTGATCGGTCTGGCCAGTCAGTATCACACCACCGTGGCGCTGCTGCAGGAGGTCAACCAGCTGCGTGATCACCGCATCCGCCAGGGGGATCACCTGCTCATTCCCACTGCCCGGGAGTCGCTGGAGCGCTACAGCCTGTCGGCCGGCCAGCGCAAACTGGCGCTGCAGAACCGCAAGCGTGCCGGCAACAGGCAGGTGCATGTGGTGCGCGCGGGCGACAGCTTCTGGGATCTGGCGCGGCGCTACAAGGTGGGGGTGAGGGAACTGGCCGGCTGGAACAGCATGGCCCCGACCGATACCCTGCGGGTAGGGCAGAAACTGGTGGTCTGGACCCAGACGCCGGCAGCCGCCAATCCCAATATCGCCCTGCAGCGGGTGCGCTACCGGGTCCGCCAGGGGGATTCGCTGGCGCGCATCTCGCAGCGCTTCAAGGTCAGCATCCGCGACCTGGAGCAGTGGAACGATCTGGACCGCCGCCGCTACCTGCAGCCGGGCCAGGTACTGACCCTCTACGTCGACGTCACCCGCCAGGCCGGCAACGGTTGA
- a CDS encoding phytanoyl-CoA dioxygenase family protein codes for MPDTAQQTAAFSTGEQAGFSRDGYVIVRNLAPPALMQRLLEVAEAQLAAQVPPLEYEADLHYPGAPTSREQAGGRTVRRLLRAQSRDWAFSEWLTHPPLLNRVRQLLGPALIVPLAHHNCIMTKQPQFSSDTGWHQDTRYWNFTRPDLVNAWLALGPEREDNGCMRLIPGSHRLELPRERYDEQEFFREDLEENRTLIAQQQIALLEPGDVLFFHARTLHAATRNYSDRTKYSVVFTFRAADNPPKPGTRSAGVPELLLPE; via the coding sequence ATGCCCGATACCGCCCAGCAGACCGCCGCCTTCAGCACCGGGGAACAGGCCGGTTTTTCCCGTGACGGCTACGTCATCGTCCGCAACCTGGCACCGCCGGCCCTGATGCAGCGGCTGCTCGAGGTCGCCGAGGCCCAGCTGGCCGCCCAGGTGCCGCCGCTCGAATACGAGGCCGATCTGCACTACCCGGGCGCCCCCACCTCGCGCGAGCAGGCCGGCGGGCGCACCGTGCGCCGTCTGCTGCGCGCGCAGTCGCGCGACTGGGCCTTCAGCGAGTGGCTCACCCACCCGCCCCTGCTCAACCGGGTGCGTCAGCTGCTCGGCCCTGCGCTGATCGTGCCGCTGGCCCACCACAACTGCATCATGACCAAGCAGCCGCAGTTCAGTTCCGATACCGGCTGGCACCAGGACACCCGTTACTGGAATTTCACCCGCCCCGACCTGGTCAACGCCTGGCTGGCGCTGGGGCCGGAACGCGAAGACAACGGCTGCATGCGGCTGATCCCCGGCAGCCACCGGCTGGAACTGCCGCGTGAACGTTACGATGAACAGGAATTCTTCCGCGAGGACCTGGAAGAGAACCGCACGCTGATCGCGCAGCAGCAGATCGCCCTGCTGGAGCCGGGCGACGTGCTGTTCTTCCACGCCCGTACCCTGCACGCCGCCACCCGCAACTACAGCGACCGCACCAAGTACTCGGTGGTATTCACCTTCCGCGCCGCCGACAACCCGCCCAAACCAGGCACCCGCTCGGCCGGGGTGCCGGAACTGCTGCTGCCGGAGTAG
- a CDS encoding nucleotidyltransferase family protein, giving the protein MGILLAAGQSRRFGSDKLLQPLPDGTPLALAAAENLRLALPETVAVVAKADGAVAGLLRAAGIPVVVNPGAEAGMGTSIACGVRARDSAAGWVIALADMPFIRPETIAAIAATLVDEHVIGAPAYAGKRGHPVGFGAAYRDALLKLDGDVGARGIVQAHAHRLRRVPTDDPGVLRDIDRPEDFQNLHRWRRSG; this is encoded by the coding sequence GTGGGTATCCTGCTGGCGGCTGGACAGAGTCGCCGCTTCGGCAGCGACAAGCTGCTGCAGCCATTGCCGGACGGCACCCCGCTGGCCCTGGCCGCGGCTGAAAACCTGCGCCTGGCGCTGCCTGAAACCGTCGCCGTGGTGGCAAAGGCCGATGGCGCCGTGGCCGGGCTGCTGCGCGCTGCCGGCATACCGGTGGTGGTCAATCCCGGGGCCGAGGCGGGCATGGGGACCAGCATTGCCTGCGGCGTGCGGGCCCGGGATTCGGCGGCGGGCTGGGTGATCGCCCTGGCGGACATGCCGTTCATCCGGCCGGAGACCATTGCCGCCATCGCGGCCACGCTTGTAGACGAACATGTGATCGGGGCGCCTGCGTACGCGGGAAAACGGGGCCATCCGGTGGGCTTCGGCGCGGCGTATCGCGACGCATTGCTCAAGCTCGACGGCGATGTCGGCGCGCGCGGGATCGTGCAGGCGCATGCGCATCGGCTCCGCCGGGTGCCGACGGACGATCCCGGCGTCCTGCGTGACATTGACCGCCCGGAGGATTTTCAGAACCTTCATCGATGGCGTAGGTCGGGTTAG
- a CDS encoding XdhC family protein — protein MNGSRVCSDDYGLLTTARDWLAAGRQPALVTVLKTWGSSPRPPGSLLVMCRDGSHAGSVSGGCVEEDLLARYRSGELGELPTRIDYGVNREEATRFGLPCGGRLELLVEALTDTAELDALLAAMDGHRLLAREVDPASGRVQLRPAGPEPTFACGESSVIRVFGPAWRMLLIGAGHLSQYVSRLGLMLDFDVIVCDPREEYARDWQVPGTRLVTLMPDDAVAAHTGHSRSIVLALTHDPKLDDMALLDALASDAFYVGAIGSHRNCELRRQRLRDLGVPETQLQRLHAPVGLPIGSHTPPEIAVAILAEITALRNAAAPAAGVHRISAA, from the coding sequence ATGAACGGATCTCGCGTCTGCAGCGACGATTACGGGCTCCTGACGACTGCCCGCGACTGGCTGGCCGCCGGCCGCCAGCCGGCGCTGGTCACGGTGCTGAAGACCTGGGGCTCTTCGCCGCGTCCGCCCGGCTCGCTGCTGGTCATGTGCCGCGATGGCAGTCATGCCGGCTCGGTCTCCGGCGGCTGCGTGGAGGAGGATCTGCTGGCGCGCTACCGGTCCGGCGAACTGGGCGAGCTGCCTACCCGCATCGACTATGGCGTCAACCGCGAGGAGGCGACGCGTTTCGGTCTGCCCTGCGGCGGGCGGCTGGAGCTGCTGGTCGAGGCGCTGACCGATACCGCCGAGCTGGATGCGCTGCTCGCGGCCATGGACGGCCACCGGCTGCTGGCGCGCGAAGTCGATCCGGCCAGCGGCAGGGTGCAGCTGCGGCCGGCCGGCCCGGAGCCGACCTTTGCCTGCGGCGAGTCGAGTGTCATCCGGGTGTTCGGACCGGCCTGGCGCATGCTGTTGATCGGGGCCGGGCATCTTTCCCAGTACGTTTCGCGCCTGGGGCTGATGCTGGATTTCGACGTCATTGTCTGCGATCCCCGGGAGGAGTACGCGCGTGACTGGCAGGTGCCCGGCACCCGGCTGGTCACCCTGATGCCCGACGATGCCGTCGCCGCCCATACCGGCCATTCGCGCAGCATCGTGCTGGCCCTGACCCATGACCCCAAGCTGGACGATATGGCGCTGCTGGACGCACTGGCCTCCGATGCCTTCTACGTCGGCGCCATCGGCTCGCACCGCAACTGCGAACTGCGCCGGCAACGGCTGCGCGACCTGGGGGTGCCGGAGACGCAGCTGCAGCGTCTGCACGCCCCGGTCGGCCTGCCCATCGGCAGCCACACCCCGCCTGAGATCGCCGTCGCCATCCTGGCCGAGATCACCGCCCTGCGTAATGCCGCGGCGCCCGCCGCCGGCGTGCACCGCATCAGCGCCGCATGA